A window of the Cannabis sativa cultivar Pink pepper isolate KNU-18-1 chromosome X, ASM2916894v1, whole genome shotgun sequence genome harbors these coding sequences:
- the LOC133032168 gene encoding nuclear/nucleolar GTPase 2-like, producing the protein MNSSSCVHVKHWSVSSIDMIKVNVDSSITSGPFYFGIGRLARHHHRVVLYHCSKQLHDHASLFLAKAIGLKETLSWIKEQDLDQVVVESDCKSIIDALYSSTQLLSHFGLVIFDYYTLISDLNNSDELPCTRIQPDRRWFGNTRVVNQKELEFFREELQSRMSNNYNVILKERKLPLSLLNDHHKQARVHLLDREPFQDAFGPKTKRKRPRLLAADYDSLLKKADGSQDAFEEKHGDDVNVDEGEGDGFRDLVRHNMFEKGQSKRIWGELYKVIDTSDVVVQVLDARDPQGTSVTT; encoded by the exons ATGAATTCCAGTTCTTGTGTTCATGTGAAGCATTGGTCGGTTTccagtattgatatgattaaagTCAATGTAGATTCCTCTATCACGTCTGGGCCTTTTTATTTTGGGATTGGAAGGTTGGCCCGTCATCATCATAGAGTTGTCCTTTATCATTGCTCTAAACAATTGCATGATCATGCCTCTCTTTTTTTGGCGAAGGCAATTGGGTTGAAAGAAACTTTGAGCTGGATCAAAGAACAGGACCTAGATCAAGTTGTTGTTGAGTCGGATTGTAAAAGCATCATTGATGCTCTGTATAGTTCGACTCAGTTATTATCTCATTTTGGTTTAGTTATTTTTGATTATTATACTTTAATCTCTGATCTTAATAat TCTGACGAGCTGCCATGTACCCGAATCCAACCCGACCGCCGATGGTTTG GAAATACCCGTGTTGTAAATCAGAAGGAGCTCGAGTTTTTCCGTGAAGAACTTCAAAGCCGAATGTCGAATAACTATAATGTTATTTTGAAGGAGAGAAAACTGCCTTTGTCTCTCTTGAATGATCACCACAAG CAAGCGAGAGTTCATCTGCTCGACAGAGAGCCCTTTCAGGATGCTTTTGGACCAAAGACTAAGAGGAAGCGACCAAGACTCTTAGCTGCTGATTATGATTCTTTACTCAAGAAAGCTGATGGTTCCCAGG ATGCTTTTGAGGAGAAGCATGGTGATGATGTCAATGTTGACGAAGGTGAAGGGGATGGATTCAGAGACCTGGTTCGACATAATATGTTTGAGAAGGGTCAAAGTAAACGTATTTGGGGTGAACTCTACAAAGTGATAGATACTTCGGATGTTGTTGTCCAG GTTTTGGATGCGAGGGACCCACAAGGAACAAGTGTCACCACTTAG
- the LOC115710452 gene encoding small ribosomal subunit protein uS8z/uS8w codes for MVRISVLNDALKSMYNAEKRGKRQVMIRPSSKVIIKFLIVMQKHGYIGEFEYVDDHRSGKIVVELNGRLNKCGVISPRFDIGVKEIEGWTARLLPSRQFGYIVLTTSAGIMDHEEARRKNVGGKVLGFFY; via the exons ATGGTGAGAATCAGTGTTCTTAATGATGCTTTAAAGAGCATGTACAATGCTGAGAAGAGAGGCAAAAGACAAGTGATGATCAGACCCTCCTCAAAAGTGATCATCAAGTTCTTGATCGTCATGCAGAAGCATG GTTACATTGGTGAGTTTGAATATGTTGATGACCACCGCTCTGGAAAAATTGTGGTGGAACTCAATGGAAGACTGAACAAGTGTGGTGTCATTAGTCCCCGATTTGATATTGGAGTCAAGGAGATTGAGGGTTGGACAGCAAGGTTGCTTCCATCTCGTCAG TTCGGCTACATTGTTTTGACTACCTCCGCCGGAATCATGGATCACGAGGAGGCTCGTAGGAAAAATGTTGGAGGCAAGGTTCTTGGTTTCTTTTACTAG